The window CCGCCCGCATGCCCCCGCTGACCCGCCTCCCCATCTCCTCGGACGTCGGTGACGTCTCGGCCGACGTGCGCCGCCTCTTCGAGGAACTGCTGAAGCAGCGCCCCGAACGCCGCCACCAGATCGTGGGCGAATGCCTCCCGCTCCTGGACGTGTTCGAGACACGCGAGGCCATCGAACTCGCCGTGGATCTGCCGGGTGTCCCGCCCCAGAACATCCGGATCCTGGTCCGGGCCGGTGTCGTGATCGTGGCGGGAGAGAAGGACCGGCCGGAACACGTGGCGCGGGGCTCGGCCAGCTTCCACCTGGTGGAGCGCGACTTCGGACGCTTCGCGCGGGCCGTCCGGGTCCACGTCGCCATCGACGCTGCCCGGGCGACGGCCGCCATGCGGGAGGGCGAGCTGCGGGTCCGCCTGCCGAAGATCGACGAGCGTCGCGGCGTAGCGATCGCGGTGCCGATCTCGACGGACGTCGTGCGATGAGGCTGCTGTTCATCGGCGACATCGTCGGGCGGCCGGGTCGCGACCTCGTGAAGCGGGGTCTGGCCGGCCTGGTCGCCAGCCATGACATCGACTTCGTCATCGCGAACGGTGAGAACGCCGCCGCCGGCTTCGGCATCACGCGTGAGATCGGGGACCAGCTGCTGAAGGACGGCGTCGACGTGCTGACCTCCGGCAACCACATCTGGGACAAGAAGGAAGCCCTCGACTACATCGCGGTCGAGCCCCGCCTGCTCCGCCCGGCGAACTACCCGGCCGGCGCCCCCGGCAAGGGCTCCGTCGTGGCGACGGCACGCAACGGCGTCAGGGTCGGCGTGGTGAACGTGATGGGACGCGTCTATCTGGCGAATATCGACGACCCCTTCACCGGGGCCCGCCGCGAGATCGAGCGCGTGAAGGCGGACGGCGCTGCCCTGGTGTTCGTGGACGTGCACGCCGAAGTGACCTCCGAGAAGATCGCCATGGGCTGGTACCTGGACGGCCTGGCCACGGCCGTCGTCGGCACGCACACCCACGTGCAGACCGCCGACGATCGAGTGCTGCCGAAGGGCACGGCATACCTCACCGACGTGGGCATGACCGGCCCCCACGACGGCGTCATCGGCGTGGAGAAGGACGCCGTCCTCGGCAAGTTCCTCTCGGCGCTGCCCGCCCGCTTCGAAACCGCGTCCGGTGACCCGCGCCTGCACGCCGTCGTCGTGACGGCCGACGTCGAGACAGGGCTCGCCACCGGTATCACGCGCCTCAACCTCACGGCCGCGGAGCTCGAACGGCTGGCGCACCCGGCCGGCCAGCAGGCGTGACCCCGAGCCGTCTTCCGTTCGACGACGCGGCGCCGCCCCCGCCGCGCCGGCGGGTCGTCACGGTGAGCGAGCTCACGGCGAACCTCCGCACCCTGGTCGAATCGGAGTTTCCGGAAGTCTGGGTCGAAGGCGAGCTGTCGGGGGCGCGGCTCTGGAACACCGGGCACCTCTATTTCACCCTCAAGGACGCCCACGCCCAGATCAAGGGCGTGATGTTCCGGACCTCGCTGCGGCTGCTGCGCTTCAAGCCCGAGGACGGCGCCCGGGTCGTCGCGCGCGGACGCCTCAGCGTGTACGACCCGCGGGGCGAGTACCAGCTGGTGTGCGAGCACATGGAGCCTCGCGGCCTCGGCGCGCTGCAACTCGCCTACGAGCAGCTGCGCAGGACGCTCGC of the Vicinamibacterales bacterium genome contains:
- a CDS encoding Hsp20/alpha crystallin family protein, which translates into the protein MPPLTRLPISSDVGDVSADVRRLFEELLKQRPERRHQIVGECLPLLDVFETREAIELAVDLPGVPPQNIRILVRAGVVIVAGEKDRPEHVARGSASFHLVERDFGRFARAVRVHVAIDAARATAAMREGELRVRLPKIDERRGVAIAVPISTDVVR
- a CDS encoding TIGR00282 family metallophosphoesterase, with product MRLLFIGDIVGRPGRDLVKRGLAGLVASHDIDFVIANGENAAAGFGITREIGDQLLKDGVDVLTSGNHIWDKKEALDYIAVEPRLLRPANYPAGAPGKGSVVATARNGVRVGVVNVMGRVYLANIDDPFTGARREIERVKADGAALVFVDVHAEVTSEKIAMGWYLDGLATAVVGTHTHVQTADDRVLPKGTAYLTDVGMTGPHDGVIGVEKDAVLGKFLSALPARFETASGDPRLHAVVVTADVETGLATGITRLNLTAAELERLAHPAGQQA